The Pelobates fuscus isolate aPelFus1 chromosome 2, aPelFus1.pri, whole genome shotgun sequence genome has a segment encoding these proteins:
- the HES1 gene encoding transcription factor HES-1 yields MPADMMEKNSSSPVAATPASMTSTPDKPKTASEHRKSSKPIMEKRRRARINESLSQLKTLILDALKKDSSRHSKLEKADILEMTVKHLRNLQRVQMTAALSTDPSVLGKYRAGFSECMNEVTRFLSTCEGVNTDVRTRLLGHLANCMNQINAMNYPTQPQIPTTAGAHSTFGQPLVQLPGGAPQVSPAPLGGVPCKMGGPPVEAGKVYGGFQLVPASDGQFAFLIANSAFPHNGSVIPVYTNSSVGNGLPPSAVSPSVMPSVNADSVWRPW; encoded by the exons ATGCCAGCTGATATGATGGAGAAAAATTCTTCTTCACCCGTGGCTGCTACCCCAGCCAGCATGACCAGCACCCCGGATAAACCCAAAACTGCATCTGAACACAGAAAG TCTTCCAAACCGATAATGGAGAAGAGAAGGCGGGCAAGGATTAATGAGAGTCTGAGCCAGCTCAAAACCCTCATCTTGGATGCCTTGAAAAAAGAT AGCTCGAGACACTCCAAGCTGGAGAAGGCTGATATCTTGGAGATGACAGTGAAGCATCTTCGGAACCTGCAGAGGGTTCAGATGActg CTGCTCTAAGTACAGATCCATCAGTACTTGGGAAATACAGAGCTGGATTCAGCGAGTGCATGAATGAAGTTACAAGGTTCCTGTCTACTTGTGAAGGAGTCAACACAGACGTGAGAACCAGGCTCCTGGGACATCTGGCTAACTGCATGAACCAGATCAACGCCATGAACTACCCCACACAGCCACAGATCCCAACCACAGCTGGAGCACACTCCACTTTTGGACAGCCCTTGGTCCAGCTCCCAGGAGGTGCTCCTCAAGTCAGCCCTGCTCCTTTGGGTGGGGTTCCATGCAAGATGGGTGGTCCTCCTGTAGAAGCTGGCAAAGTCTATGGTGGCTTCCAGCTGGTGCCAGCCTCAGATGGACAGTTTGCCTTTTTGATCGCAAACTCAGCCTTTCCACACAACGGATCTGTAATCCCAGTGTACACCAACTCCAGTGTGGGCAATGGACTACCACCAAGCGCAGTGTCGCCCTCTGTAATGCCCTCAGTCAATGCAGACTCAGTGTGGAGACCTTGGTGA